In a single window of the Nitrospira sp. MA-1 genome:
- a CDS encoding tetratricopeptide repeat protein — MSVSIKIDQQVRSRHRSSVLAIASLALALGCFGLVQLATAHSGLDPEIHEITEELIKDPDNVDLLVQRGQVYRSNGKYIESLLDLERAWLLNRENRTVALQRALTLSALGRDKEAKTALDYFLEDESDPKRVFALAERGSIYLRTGQSELAITDFTSAIQLQPTIELYLVRGKLQESLGKLEDAAEGYKDGLAKLGNAILLKNGLIRVRMVQKQYGEALALVDKEIAGSSVKTSWHLKRAEILDNMGRSEAASLAYEQALAEANRVLGKRQTAMQLLARAEVYQAMGRMEEAKQDLRVAIQKTPHFSEADDLLRKLENQ; from the coding sequence ATGTCTGTTTCCATTAAAATTGACCAGCAAGTCAGATCTCGACACAGATCTTCCGTCCTGGCAATAGCCTCTTTGGCACTGGCACTCGGATGCTTTGGCCTCGTCCAGCTGGCCACTGCCCATTCTGGGCTTGATCCAGAAATTCATGAAATCACCGAGGAATTGATCAAGGATCCAGATAATGTGGATCTGCTAGTCCAGCGTGGGCAGGTCTATCGGTCCAATGGAAAATACATCGAATCCTTGCTTGACTTAGAACGGGCCTGGCTGCTGAATCGCGAGAACCGCACTGTCGCTTTACAACGCGCTTTGACTCTCTCTGCCCTAGGCCGTGACAAGGAAGCTAAGACCGCATTGGATTATTTTCTTGAGGATGAATCCGACCCGAAACGAGTCTTTGCTTTGGCCGAACGCGGGAGCATTTATTTACGAACTGGTCAATCTGAACTGGCCATTACAGACTTTACGTCAGCCATTCAGTTGCAACCTACCATTGAGCTATACCTTGTTCGAGGAAAACTCCAGGAATCTTTGGGAAAGCTTGAGGATGCGGCAGAAGGATATAAGGATGGTCTTGCCAAGCTGGGAAATGCCATCTTACTAAAAAATGGCCTCATCCGTGTACGGATGGTTCAAAAACAATACGGTGAAGCCCTAGCCTTGGTAGACAAAGAGATAGCTGGCTCGTCAGTAAAGACATCCTGGCACCTCAAACGGGCGGAAATCCTAGATAATATGGGTCGATCGGAAGCAGCCAGCCTCGCATATGAACAGGCATTAGCTGAAGCCAATCGTGTACTGGGAAAACGCCAGACTGCCATGCAACTACTTGCCCGCGCGGAAGTTTATCAAGCGATGGGTCGGATGGAAGAAGCCAAACAAGATCTCCGTGTGGCTATTCAAAAGACTCCGCACTTTTCCGAGGCCGATGACCTCTTAAGAAAATTAGAGAACCAATAA